From the Candidatus Binataceae bacterium genome, one window contains:
- a CDS encoding iron-sulfur cluster assembly accessory protein produces MAEELVHEHNENNGLVDLASLPDVQLTPKAIEMVRKMHSKEGLGAEQGLRIGVVGGGCSGFQYQLNFDAIKEGDRIVDLEGVKILVDEISLPYIAGTTLDFVEGLHGAGFRFDNPRASRTCGCGSSFSA; encoded by the coding sequence ATGGCTGAGGAACTGGTTCACGAGCACAACGAGAATAACGGCCTAGTCGATCTCGCCTCGCTGCCCGACGTGCAGCTTACGCCCAAGGCGATCGAGATGGTGCGCAAGATGCACTCGAAGGAAGGCCTCGGCGCGGAGCAGGGTCTGCGGATCGGCGTCGTCGGCGGAGGATGCTCGGGCTTTCAGTATCAGCTCAACTTCGACGCTATCAAGGAAGGCGACCGCATCGTCGATCTCGAAGGCGTGAAGATCCTGGTGGACGAGATTTCACTGCCGTACATCGCGGGCACCACGCTCGATTTCGTCGAGGGTCTGCACGGCGCGGGCTTCCGCTTTGACAATCCGCGCGCGAGCCGCACCTGCGGATGCGGATCGTCGTTCAGCGCCTGA
- the fabG gene encoding 3-oxoacyl-[acyl-carrier-protein] reductase translates to MAETIVKDLEGKGIIVTGATRGIGRAIALEAARRGANVAFNYVKSEQQADEVKAEIEKLGVKSLAYKVDVGDLKSVRDMVNAVKKEFGTIDGLVNNAGLTRDKVFVMMSEEDWSEVIRTNLTGAFNFARAAVFMMMKAKRGSILNITSISGVIGLPGQVNYSASKAGLIGLTKSLAKEVGRLGVRVNALALGFIETDMTAALPEENRKQALDMIPLGRFGKVEDVTPTAAFLLSDASAYITGAVIHVDGGLAM, encoded by the coding sequence GTGGCGGAGACAATCGTGAAAGACCTCGAAGGCAAAGGCATCATCGTGACCGGCGCGACGCGCGGCATCGGACGCGCGATCGCGCTCGAAGCGGCGCGCCGCGGCGCTAACGTCGCGTTCAACTACGTGAAGAGCGAGCAACAGGCTGACGAGGTCAAAGCCGAGATCGAAAAGCTGGGCGTGAAATCGCTCGCATACAAAGTAGATGTCGGCGATCTCAAGTCAGTCCGCGACATGGTGAACGCGGTGAAGAAAGAGTTCGGCACGATCGACGGCCTCGTCAACAACGCCGGCCTCACGCGCGACAAAGTCTTCGTCATGATGAGCGAAGAGGACTGGAGCGAAGTCATCCGCACCAACCTGACGGGCGCGTTCAACTTCGCGCGCGCCGCGGTCTTCATGATGATGAAGGCGAAGCGCGGCTCGATCCTGAACATCACGTCGATAAGCGGGGTGATCGGATTACCCGGGCAGGTCAACTATTCAGCCTCGAAGGCGGGCCTCATCGGCCTCACGAAATCGCTCGCAAAAGAAGTCGGCCGCCTCGGCGTCCGGGTCAATGCGCTCGCGCTGGGATTCATCGAAACCGACATGACCGCCGCGCTTCCAGAAGAGAATCGCAAGCAAGCGCTCGACATGATCCCGCTCGGCCGCTTCGGCAAAGTCGAAGACGTAACGCCCACCGCCGCATTCCTGCTGTCGGACGCTTCCGCCTACATCACAGGCGCAGTAATCCACGTAGACGGCGGCCTCGCGATGTAG
- a CDS encoding OB-fold domain-containing protein: MAETANGSKTYLPEGMPVPAPAGDGVDREFWEGAKRHELMIQHCGKCGTFQMTPEWICHHCHALDPGWKRASGRGIIYSYERVWHPAHPALKGACPYLVVVVELPDAGNVRLVGNLLGDPMQDVKIGGAVEVVFEDHAGGHTLIQWRAV, translated from the coding sequence ATGGCGGAGACGGCCAACGGATCAAAGACATACTTACCCGAAGGGATGCCGGTGCCGGCTCCTGCGGGCGACGGCGTCGATCGTGAATTCTGGGAAGGCGCGAAGCGTCACGAGCTGATGATCCAGCATTGCGGCAAATGCGGCACGTTCCAGATGACGCCGGAATGGATTTGCCACCATTGCCACGCGCTCGATCCGGGATGGAAGCGCGCGTCAGGCCGCGGGATCATCTACAGCTACGAACGTGTCTGGCATCCTGCGCATCCTGCGCTGAAGGGGGCATGCCCGTACCTCGTCGTGGTGGTGGAGCTGCCTGACGCGGGCAATGTCCGCCTCGTCGGCAACCTGCTCGGCGATCCGATGCAGGATGTGAAGATCGGCGGCGCGGTGGAAGTTGTGTTCGAGGATCATGCGGGCGGGCATACGCTGATCCAGTGGCGCGCGGTCTGA
- the queG gene encoding tRNA epoxyqueuosine(34) reductase QueG — protein MLEFLAGIFVDLNRIIADAAHRQGFASVGFARLRRLDEREESYRRWLAEGRAGTMSYLAREPERRFDPRVLDPAFRSVISLTYPYGAPIAPRIDWRTELRGRIAAYALGRDYHDEVTRRARNVADALTVASPAAVARAYVDTGPVFEREWAAESRIGWIGRNTMLLNRERGSYFFLAEIFTSAELEPTAEPYGEFCGTCRRCMDLCPTGALTDGYLMEPRVCISYLTIEHRGVIARELRPKLGEWIFGCDICQEVCPWNGAAAAGDANPQLMPSLPELLALDDAAFSRRFTKSAIKRAKRRGLLRNVAIVLGNTKNPAAIAPLSRALAEEPEALVRAHAAWALGNVAGASARSALEQARYRERDPDVAREIDEALESL, from the coding sequence ATGCTAGAGTTTTTAGCTGGGATTTTCGTGGATTTGAACCGGATCATCGCCGATGCCGCTCATCGCCAGGGATTTGCCAGCGTCGGCTTCGCGCGGCTGAGGCGCCTTGATGAGCGCGAGGAGTCGTACCGCAGATGGCTTGCCGAGGGCCGCGCCGGCACGATGTCATATCTCGCGCGCGAGCCCGAGCGGCGCTTCGATCCGCGCGTGCTCGACCCGGCATTCCGTTCGGTCATCAGCCTGACGTATCCCTATGGGGCCCCGATCGCGCCGCGAATCGATTGGCGCACCGAGCTGCGCGGGCGAATCGCTGCGTATGCCCTCGGCCGCGACTATCACGACGAGGTGACGCGCCGCGCCCGTAACGTCGCCGACGCGCTCACCGTGGCGAGCCCGGCCGCTGTCGCGCGCGCCTATGTCGATACGGGTCCGGTATTCGAGCGCGAATGGGCGGCGGAGTCGCGTATCGGATGGATCGGGCGCAACACGATGCTGCTGAATCGCGAGCGCGGCTCGTACTTCTTTCTCGCCGAGATCTTCACCAGCGCGGAGCTGGAACCGACCGCCGAGCCATACGGCGAATTTTGCGGCACCTGCCGCCGATGCATGGACTTGTGTCCGACGGGCGCGCTCACTGATGGTTACCTGATGGAGCCGCGCGTGTGTATCTCGTACCTGACGATCGAGCATCGCGGCGTGATCGCGCGCGAGCTGCGCCCGAAGCTCGGCGAATGGATCTTCGGCTGCGACATCTGCCAGGAGGTATGCCCTTGGAACGGCGCCGCCGCGGCTGGCGATGCGAATCCCCAGCTTATGCCATCGCTGCCCGAGCTGCTCGCGCTCGACGACGCGGCTTTCAGCCGCCGCTTCACCAAGAGCGCGATCAAACGCGCCAAGCGCCGAGGTCTCCTGCGCAACGTCGCGATCGTGCTCGGCAATACGAAGAACCCCGCGGCGATTGCGCCGCTCTCCCGGGCGCTCGCAGAAGAACCTGAGGCGCTCGTTCGAGCACATGCCGCATGGGCTCTGGGCAACGTTGCCGGTGCCTCGGCACGGAGCGCGCTGGAGCAGGCGCGGTATCGCGAAAGGGATCCTGACGTTGCTCGCGAGATAGACGAGGCGTTGGAATCACTCTGA
- a CDS encoding NAD(P)-dependent oxidoreductase, whose protein sequence is MKVLLAGATGAIGRPLIRGLKQHGHSVFGLVRSAESTRTLAEMGAEAVIGDALDAASVRAAIARVRPDAVINELTSLPRHYTPDEMKAAGERDSKVRREGNLNLLAAMRESDVPRYVLQASGFWYAPGPGLADESCPLAVNASPGVAASVRTYLELESTAFRAAEIDCVAMRYGFFYGPGTWYTNDGDMGEQVRRRQVPIIGGGEGVSNFVHIEDAASATVAALECTPGPYNIVDDNPSPQRVWLPAFARACGAPEPPQITEQEALSTSGADSVYYATCLRGASNEKARRELNFRPRPLEWLRA, encoded by the coding sequence ATGAAAGTCCTGCTGGCTGGCGCGACTGGCGCGATCGGACGGCCATTGATTCGCGGTTTGAAACAGCACGGCCACAGCGTGTTTGGCCTCGTGCGCTCAGCGGAATCGACGCGCACGCTCGCCGAGATGGGCGCCGAAGCTGTGATCGGCGACGCACTCGATGCGGCTTCGGTCCGCGCCGCGATTGCGCGTGTTCGCCCCGACGCCGTCATCAATGAGCTGACTTCACTGCCGCGGCATTACACTCCCGACGAGATGAAGGCTGCTGGTGAGCGCGACAGCAAAGTGCGCCGCGAAGGAAACCTCAACCTGCTCGCAGCCATGCGCGAGAGCGACGTGCCCCGCTATGTCCTGCAAGCGTCGGGATTCTGGTATGCGCCCGGTCCGGGGTTGGCTGACGAGTCGTGCCCGCTGGCTGTCAACGCGTCACCGGGAGTCGCGGCCAGCGTTCGCACCTACCTCGAGCTCGAATCGACCGCTTTTCGCGCAGCGGAAATCGATTGCGTGGCGATGCGCTACGGATTCTTCTACGGACCTGGCACCTGGTACACCAACGACGGCGATATGGGCGAGCAGGTGCGCCGGCGTCAGGTGCCGATCATCGGCGGCGGCGAGGGCGTATCGAATTTCGTCCATATCGAAGACGCCGCATCCGCCACCGTCGCTGCCCTCGAATGTACGCCCGGCCCGTACAATATCGTTGACGACAATCCAAGCCCGCAGCGCGTATGGCTGCCGGCCTTCGCGCGCGCGTGCGGCGCCCCCGAGCCCCCTCAAATCACCGAACAGGAAGCGCTTTCGACGTCGGGCGCCGACAGCGTCTATTACGCGACGTGTTTGCGCGGCGCTTCTAACGAGAAGGCGCGGCGTGAACTCAACTTCCGCCCACGCCCGCTCGAATGGCTTCGCGCTTGA
- a CDS encoding Hsp20/alpha crystallin family protein, with the protein MALQLWSPMRDLQYLRQDFDDLFDKMLQHRSARDKGASRLALECYVEDQTLIVNADLPGVDPKNVEVALHDDTLTIRGRREQEQEQKTRNVVLREFSYGEFARSISVPRGIDAAKISATFRNGVLRIALPLPEVPGGKVQIQIGRPETGSQAK; encoded by the coding sequence ATGGCACTTCAACTTTGGTCACCGATGCGAGATTTGCAATATCTGCGGCAGGATTTTGACGACCTGTTCGACAAGATGCTCCAGCATCGGAGCGCTCGCGACAAAGGTGCGTCCCGTTTGGCCCTCGAATGCTACGTCGAAGACCAAACCCTGATCGTCAACGCTGATTTGCCGGGCGTGGATCCGAAGAATGTCGAAGTCGCGCTCCACGATGACACTTTGACCATTCGCGGCCGGCGCGAGCAGGAACAGGAACAGAAAACCCGCAACGTTGTCCTGCGCGAATTCAGTTACGGCGAATTTGCTCGATCTATTAGCGTGCCGCGCGGGATCGATGCGGCGAAGATCAGCGCGACATTTCGCAATGGCGTCCTTCGGATTGCACTTCCGCTGCCGGAAGTACCTGGTGGCAAAGTGCAGATTCAGATCGGGCGCCCCGAAACCGGATCGCAGGCCAAATAA
- a CDS encoding DUF4189 domain-containing protein: MPRPILAMDCFDYCEQAGGVGDCSTRCSPGGDLDVTHPWHRSSAPAPYGAIAYGVKTGAEGISWGKPSLASAQSAAFSTCARYGNNCKIVADFSNNCAALAVAKGAVHYTTAIAHSLSQAEYNALNSCKLNWGVCEIDLSTCSPK; this comes from the coding sequence ATGCCGCGGCCAATTTTGGCGATGGATTGCTTCGACTACTGTGAGCAGGCTGGCGGCGTCGGCGATTGTTCGACGCGATGCAGCCCCGGCGGCGACCTCGACGTGACGCATCCGTGGCACCGTTCGTCCGCACCTGCACCCTACGGCGCAATCGCGTATGGCGTGAAAACGGGAGCCGAGGGAATTTCCTGGGGCAAGCCGAGCCTGGCGTCGGCGCAAAGCGCGGCATTCTCGACCTGCGCCCGCTATGGGAACAATTGCAAGATCGTTGCGGACTTCTCGAACAACTGCGCCGCTCTGGCAGTGGCCAAGGGCGCCGTTCACTACACGACCGCGATTGCACATTCGCTCAGCCAGGCCGAATACAACGCGCTCAACTCGTGCAAGCTGAATTGGGGCGTTTGCGAGATCGATCTTTCGACCTGCTCGCCGAAGTAA
- a CDS encoding NAD(P)-dependent alcohol dehydrogenase, which produces MKAFVMNGFDRVGFSDKPVPHAGPNDAIVKTTRALICTSDAHTVHGAIGPRDNLTLGHEAVGIVHEVGSEVRRFKPGDRVVCGAITPDWGDLASQAGHSSQSGGALGGWKFANIKDGVFAEYFHVNEADANLALIPASVSDEAAVYCCDMMSTGFMAAENANVPIGGAVAVFALGPVGLMSIAGARLKGAGLVIGVDSVPARHELARSYGADEIVDFSKSDPVEQITKLTGGAGVDSAIEALGGDVAFQNAIKVTRPGGVISNAGYHGKGEFVHLPRAEWGVGMAEKTITTGLCPGGRLRMERMLSMLERKRLDPTRMTTHTFKFDQIDRAFEMMDRKLDGIIKPLITF; this is translated from the coding sequence ATGAAAGCATTCGTGATGAATGGCTTCGATCGCGTGGGATTCTCCGACAAGCCCGTGCCGCATGCGGGTCCCAACGATGCGATCGTGAAAACCACGCGCGCGCTTATCTGCACTTCCGATGCGCACACGGTCCACGGCGCGATCGGCCCTCGCGACAATCTGACGCTCGGCCACGAAGCGGTCGGAATCGTGCACGAGGTGGGATCGGAAGTGCGGCGCTTCAAGCCGGGCGATCGCGTGGTATGCGGTGCGATCACGCCTGACTGGGGCGACCTGGCCTCGCAGGCGGGACATTCATCGCAATCGGGCGGTGCGCTCGGCGGATGGAAATTCGCCAATATCAAGGACGGCGTCTTCGCCGAGTATTTTCACGTCAACGAAGCGGACGCGAACCTCGCGCTGATTCCTGCGTCGGTCAGCGACGAGGCCGCGGTTTATTGTTGTGACATGATGTCAACCGGCTTCATGGCCGCGGAAAACGCGAATGTCCCAATCGGCGGCGCGGTCGCCGTATTCGCGCTTGGTCCTGTCGGTCTGATGAGCATCGCAGGTGCGCGGCTCAAAGGCGCCGGCCTGGTGATCGGTGTCGATTCAGTTCCGGCACGTCACGAGCTCGCACGCTCTTACGGCGCTGACGAGATCGTTGATTTTTCGAAGAGCGATCCAGTCGAGCAAATCACGAAGCTGACTGGCGGCGCGGGTGTGGATTCGGCGATCGAGGCGCTGGGCGGCGACGTCGCGTTTCAGAATGCGATCAAAGTGACGCGCCCCGGCGGCGTCATCTCCAATGCCGGCTATCACGGCAAGGGCGAATTCGTTCACCTGCCGCGCGCCGAATGGGGCGTCGGCATGGCGGAAAAAACCATCACGACGGGTCTCTGCCCGGGCGGGCGCCTGCGCATGGAGCGCATGCTCAGCATGCTCGAGCGCAAGCGCCTCGACCCGACACGGATGACGACGCATACGTTCAAGTTCGATCAAATCGATCGCGCGTTCGAGATGATGGATCGCAAGCTCGACGGGATCATCAAGCCGCTGATCACGTTCTGA
- a CDS encoding TetR/AcrR family transcriptional regulator, which yields MEDAPPFRSPALSARNAASRARREAAVVAAKAVFFEHGYQLTSMDLIAEQAGTTKRTLYDYFGSKEALFSEVIAQASQQFVEALPRPEDLPDDPRQGLCRFANQVRWLVSGDDAIRFERTVIAEAERHPAFGRDLYDIGVVGAEKILAAYIDSQIDAGRLKAHDSRVTAQVIVDIATNSALRRLFAAQHEDSDQLAVTVIEEAVGLFISKYAVNKYRNKGAAAK from the coding sequence ATGGAAGACGCTCCTCCATTCCGATCGCCCGCGTTAAGCGCGCGCAATGCTGCTTCCCGCGCCCGGCGCGAGGCCGCAGTCGTCGCGGCCAAAGCCGTCTTCTTCGAGCATGGATATCAGCTCACCTCGATGGATCTGATCGCCGAGCAGGCGGGAACCACCAAGCGCACGCTGTACGATTATTTCGGTTCGAAGGAAGCGCTCTTTTCCGAAGTTATCGCGCAGGCAAGCCAGCAGTTCGTCGAGGCTCTGCCGCGTCCCGAAGATCTGCCGGACGATCCGAGGCAGGGGCTCTGCCGCTTCGCCAACCAGGTGCGATGGCTCGTCAGCGGCGACGACGCGATTCGGTTCGAACGCACCGTGATCGCCGAGGCCGAGCGTCATCCGGCATTCGGCCGCGACCTGTACGACATTGGCGTTGTCGGCGCCGAGAAAATCCTCGCCGCGTACATCGACAGTCAGATCGACGCGGGTAGATTGAAAGCCCATGACAGCCGCGTCACCGCGCAGGTGATCGTCGATATCGCGACCAATTCCGCGCTGCGCCGATTATTCGCGGCACAGCATGAGGACAGCGATCAACTGGCGGTTACTGTCATCGAAGAAGCCGTCGGTCTTTTCATTAGCAAGTACGCGGTCAATAAGTACCGGAACAAAGGCGCAGCAGCTAAATAG
- a CDS encoding sigma-54 dependent transcriptional regulator — MKPESPTKALTAPADPTVAPRYFHLLWDEELNELRPVFESIQRHRDEVMAHWYRLYLLHFGDKRSLTQPEFMEIFGSELDATLADLLRHDMDAFAADMRKVGEILAARSVPFSELIVSMHLFEESASTAFPGFPPLMPRIYQSFDKLSHCRMIVLADTYFRSRTALAGARIQALEREAMALPPHARTRFHGLVGASPAMRKLYERIEAVARTRGTVLIVGESGTGKELVARAIHERVANPNAPFVALNCAAIPKDLIESELFGYKRGAFSGANMEYLGLFRAAEGGTLFLDEVTEMSPETQTKLLRAIQERSVRPVGATREVPVDVRLIASTNRDPQQAVRSGQLRQDLYYRLQASVMNIAPLRERLDDVPLLVEHFIELFNEKQIRQSPMLGIEPDALEAMKSYAWPGNVRELANAVETAFTFGAGPTIKLEDLPPAISGEHRRSAPSSPANGVGTFAEAERDLIHRALESTEGNKAQAAKLLKISRKKLYAKIAKYRLE; from the coding sequence ATGAAACCTGAGTCCCCTACCAAGGCCCTGACAGCGCCTGCCGATCCAACCGTTGCGCCACGTTATTTTCACCTCCTCTGGGATGAGGAGCTGAACGAGCTGCGGCCGGTCTTCGAATCGATTCAGCGCCATCGCGACGAAGTGATGGCGCATTGGTACCGCCTGTACCTGCTCCACTTCGGCGACAAACGATCGCTGACCCAGCCCGAGTTCATGGAAATTTTCGGCTCTGAGCTCGATGCGACGCTCGCCGATCTGCTGCGGCACGACATGGATGCGTTTGCGGCTGATATGCGCAAAGTCGGCGAGATCCTCGCCGCCCGCAGCGTGCCGTTCTCGGAGCTGATCGTTTCGATGCATCTGTTCGAGGAGAGTGCCTCGACGGCATTTCCCGGATTTCCGCCACTGATGCCGCGCATCTATCAGTCCTTCGACAAACTCAGCCATTGCCGGATGATCGTGCTGGCCGACACGTATTTTCGCTCGCGCACGGCATTGGCCGGCGCGCGCATCCAGGCGCTGGAGCGCGAAGCGATGGCGCTGCCGCCTCATGCCCGCACGCGCTTTCACGGACTGGTCGGAGCCTCGCCGGCGATGCGCAAGTTGTATGAGCGGATCGAAGCGGTGGCGCGCACGCGCGGCACGGTTCTAATCGTTGGCGAGAGCGGCACCGGCAAGGAGCTCGTCGCGCGCGCCATTCACGAGCGCGTCGCGAACCCTAACGCCCCGTTCGTTGCGCTCAACTGCGCCGCGATCCCCAAGGACCTTATCGAGAGCGAGCTTTTCGGCTACAAGCGCGGTGCGTTCAGCGGCGCCAACATGGAATATCTGGGGCTCTTCCGCGCGGCAGAGGGCGGCACGCTGTTTCTCGACGAAGTCACCGAGATGAGTCCCGAGACCCAGACCAAGCTTTTGCGCGCGATCCAGGAGCGTAGCGTGCGCCCGGTCGGCGCGACGCGCGAGGTGCCGGTGGACGTGCGCCTAATCGCGTCGACCAATCGCGATCCGCAGCAGGCGGTTCGCTCGGGCCAGCTCCGTCAGGACCTCTACTACCGGCTGCAGGCGAGCGTGATGAATATCGCGCCGCTGCGCGAGCGGCTCGACGATGTGCCGCTTTTGGTCGAGCATTTCATCGAGCTGTTCAACGAAAAGCAGATCCGGCAATCTCCGATGCTCGGCATCGAGCCCGACGCGCTCGAAGCGATGAAGAGCTACGCGTGGCCGGGCAACGTGCGCGAGCTCGCCAATGCCGTCGAGACCGCGTTCACGTTTGGCGCCGGCCCGACGATCAAACTCGAAGATCTACCGCCAGCGATTTCGGGCGAGCATCGAAGATCGGCGCCATCCTCGCCGGCAAATGGCGTAGGCACTTTCGCCGAAGCAGAGCGCGATCTGATCCATCGTGCGCTGGAAAGCACCGAGGGTAACAAGGCCCAGGCCGCGAAGCTGCTGAAAATCTCGCGCAAAAAGCTCTACGCAAAGATCGCCAAGTACCGCCTCGAGTAA
- a CDS encoding CocE/NonD family hydrolase, with protein MARIVMERNIEIPMRDGCVLRGDLFRPDSNEKLPVLLNRTPYNKTMPMVFAMTLDATRAAEAGYNVLIQDCRGRFASDGEWDCFTVEAADGYDTIEWAARQPWANGNVGTYGASYMGATQWLAATQAPPSLKAMVPSITASDYHDGWTYQGGAFALFFNVSWTMAALAPPRLMRERSGDSAIAQELGAVVGSIDKMRDKMEHLPLSDFPMFQKGAPYFFDWLKHPGYDDYWRALSIEERHAKINVPALNIGGWYDIFQGGTLRNFAGMRAKGATDAARSGQRLMVGPWSHAVPFQNLVGAVDFGLRSGPVSVDVDGMQLRFFDRWLKGKNGSDEAAVRLFVMGINEWRDEKEWPIAGTDFRRYYLHSRGKANSMYGDGALSTDAPGSEPSDHFLYNPADPVPTGGGGLCCYPGALQGGAWDQASVEHRADVLVYSTEPLDEDVEVTGPVTLTLFASSSAPDTDFTAKLVDVSPCGTALNLTDGIIRARYRESQSHEVMLTPGKVAQFDIDMWSTSNLFKKGHRIRLEVASSNFPRFDRNPNTGHPLYTDAEIRPAMQTVMHDRSFASCLTLPVIPARR; from the coding sequence ATGGCGCGAATCGTAATGGAACGAAACATCGAGATTCCGATGCGCGACGGATGCGTCCTGCGCGGCGACCTGTTCCGTCCCGATAGCAACGAGAAGCTGCCGGTGCTCCTGAATCGCACGCCGTACAACAAGACGATGCCGATGGTGTTCGCGATGACGCTCGACGCGACGCGCGCGGCGGAGGCCGGCTACAATGTGCTCATCCAGGATTGCCGCGGGCGCTTTGCCTCCGACGGCGAATGGGATTGTTTCACTGTCGAGGCCGCCGACGGCTACGACACGATCGAGTGGGCCGCGCGTCAGCCGTGGGCCAACGGCAACGTCGGCACTTACGGCGCATCGTACATGGGCGCCACGCAGTGGCTCGCCGCGACCCAGGCGCCGCCGAGCCTGAAAGCGATGGTGCCGTCGATCACGGCGAGCGACTATCACGACGGATGGACCTACCAGGGCGGCGCCTTCGCGCTCTTCTTCAACGTGAGCTGGACGATGGCCGCGCTCGCGCCGCCACGCCTGATGCGCGAGCGCAGCGGCGACAGCGCGATCGCCCAAGAACTCGGCGCGGTCGTCGGCTCGATCGATAAGATGCGCGACAAGATGGAACATCTGCCGCTCAGCGACTTTCCGATGTTTCAGAAGGGCGCGCCGTACTTCTTCGACTGGCTGAAGCATCCCGGCTACGACGATTACTGGCGCGCGCTGTCGATCGAAGAGCGTCACGCCAAGATCAATGTTCCCGCACTCAACATCGGTGGATGGTACGACATCTTCCAGGGCGGCACGCTGCGCAACTTCGCCGGGATGCGCGCGAAGGGCGCGACTGACGCCGCGCGCAGCGGCCAGCGCCTGATGGTCGGGCCGTGGAGCCATGCGGTGCCGTTCCAGAATCTGGTCGGCGCGGTCGACTTCGGCCTCCGATCCGGCCCGGTGTCGGTCGATGTCGATGGGATGCAACTGCGATTTTTCGATCGCTGGCTCAAGGGCAAGAACGGCAGCGATGAAGCTGCGGTGCGGCTCTTCGTCATGGGCATCAACGAATGGCGCGATGAAAAGGAATGGCCGATCGCCGGCACCGATTTCCGCCGCTACTACCTGCACAGCCGCGGCAAGGCCAACAGCATGTACGGCGACGGCGCGCTTTCGACCGACGCGCCCGGGTCGGAACCATCAGATCATTTTCTATACAATCCGGCCGATCCGGTTCCCACCGGCGGCGGCGGACTATGCTGCTATCCGGGCGCGCTGCAAGGCGGCGCGTGGGATCAGGCCAGCGTCGAGCATCGCGCCGACGTGCTCGTTTATTCGACCGAGCCGCTGGATGAGGATGTCGAGGTAACCGGCCCCGTGACGCTCACGCTCTTCGCGTCGTCATCGGCGCCTGACACGGACTTCACGGCAAAGCTCGTGGACGTGTCGCCCTGCGGCACCGCGCTCAATCTCACGGACGGAATTATCCGCGCGCGCTATCGCGAATCGCAGTCGCACGAAGTGATGCTCACGCCGGGCAAAGTCGCGCAGTTCGATATCGACATGTGGTCCACGTCGAACCTGTTCAAGAAAGGCCACCGCATCCGGCTGGAAGTCGCCTCATCGAACTTCCCAAGATTCGATCGCAACCCCAACACCGGCCATCCGCTATACACCGACGCCGAGATCCGCCCCGCAATGCAAACCGTGATGCACGACCGCAGCTTTGCGTCGTGTCTGACCTTGCCGGTCATCCCGGCACGCCGTTGA